A single genomic interval of Chitinophaga sp. 180180018-3 harbors:
- a CDS encoding RteC domain-containing protein yields the protein MTHPIWNALQVNLNHEQTTEQATINRINRCLYLVQNALTELKNLVLATGFKDPAEEIEFFKEDLPRFYALFLHFTRIHQLETRMPPGKENQLKFLEKEMKRLSFYFEQHADWVLYYRSGATHQDERYFLRQTSNGLPTVFCPVVLDLRFTTYGSYPFSKIQSLELTHAYIDQKIAVLRHFPVRTDATKPKALLRWTGSKSDLIELLYALHSSRLFNNDEFLDVRQIATWLETTLNIDLGNYYRVFQGIRIRKKNRTQFLDTLKENLIRRMDDADENPRN from the coding sequence ATGACCCATCCTATTTGGAATGCCCTCCAAGTAAATCTTAACCATGAACAGACCACCGAACAGGCAACCATCAACCGCATTAACCGCTGCCTCTACCTGGTACAAAACGCCCTCACTGAATTAAAAAACCTGGTCTTAGCCACAGGCTTCAAAGACCCTGCCGAAGAAATCGAGTTTTTCAAAGAGGACCTTCCCCGGTTTTATGCGCTATTCCTCCATTTTACCCGCATCCACCAGCTTGAAACCCGCATGCCGCCAGGGAAAGAAAACCAGTTGAAATTTCTGGAAAAAGAAATGAAACGACTGTCCTTTTATTTTGAGCAGCATGCTGATTGGGTACTTTATTACCGTAGCGGCGCCACCCACCAGGACGAGCGGTATTTTCTTCGCCAAACCAGCAACGGGCTGCCCACCGTATTTTGCCCGGTAGTACTCGATCTTCGTTTTACCACTTACGGTAGCTATCCCTTTTCAAAAATCCAGTCGCTGGAACTTACCCATGCGTATATCGATCAAAAGATCGCAGTGCTGCGCCATTTCCCGGTACGCACCGATGCCACCAAGCCCAAAGCCTTGCTGCGCTGGACAGGTTCTAAGTCCGACCTGATCGAGCTGCTGTATGCACTCCACTCTTCCCGGTTGTTCAACAATGATGAATTCCTTGATGTGCGCCAGATTGCCACCTGGCTTGAAACTACACTGAACATAGACCTGGGCAACTACTACCGCGTTTTCCAGGGTATCCGTATCCGTAAGAAAAACCGTACACAGTTTCTTGATACGCTTAAAGAAAACCTGATACGGCGAATGGACGATGCCGATGAAAACCCGCGTAACTAA
- a CDS encoding DUF4134 domain-containing protein: MALLVNCADVYAQAGGNGNAGITAAETQVKGYFSTAVNLVYAIGAIVGLVGAVKVFNKWNSGDQDTGKVASAWFGSCIFLVVVATVLKGFFGV; this comes from the coding sequence ATGGCTCTTTTAGTGAATTGTGCTGATGTGTATGCACAAGCCGGTGGAAACGGAAACGCGGGGATCACCGCCGCTGAAACACAGGTAAAAGGGTATTTCAGCACCGCCGTCAATTTGGTGTATGCGATAGGCGCTATTGTTGGCCTGGTGGGGGCCGTCAAAGTGTTCAACAAATGGAATTCCGGCGACCAGGATACCGGAAAAGTAGCGAGTGCCTGGTTCGGGTCCTGCATTTTCCTGGTTGTGGTAGCAACGGTGCTGAAAGGATTTTTTGGCGTGTAA
- a CDS encoding DUF4133 domain-containing protein produces MTGVFTINKGINKALEFKGIKAQYLAYLLIGLISLLIVFAVCYMAGVPTYVLIPGVLLLGIVLFSWVSRFSHKYGQHGLMKLAGYRQVTPAITCRTRKMFFEILKNRK; encoded by the coding sequence ATGACGGGAGTGTTTACCATCAACAAAGGCATCAACAAAGCATTAGAATTCAAGGGCATCAAGGCGCAGTACCTTGCCTACCTCCTGATTGGGTTAATCAGCTTGTTGATTGTTTTTGCGGTGTGCTATATGGCAGGAGTGCCGACGTATGTGTTAATTCCGGGTGTGTTGCTGTTGGGTATTGTGCTTTTCTCATGGGTATCCCGGTTTTCACATAAATACGGCCAGCATGGGCTGATGAAGCTAGCTGGCTACCGCCAGGTTACTCCTGCCATTACATGCCGAACTAGAAAAATGTTCTTTGAAATACTGAAAAATAGGAAGTGA
- a CDS encoding TraG family conjugative transposon ATPase, which produces MIVVVACALVALAALILHLKEEKSKTLALEKVLPVYKVESDLILSKHGDVTCAYKLDLPEIFTLSNSEYDTIHQIWLKAMKVLPAGTIIHKQDWFCKQAYQPPQDQPSQTFLAQKSNAYFTGRPFLAHSCYLMLTRKAANRKPASSVFSNLLRPLLHAQPANLKALGDFVDKAGQFQKLLSEGGFIKVERMKDDALAGTEASPGLLERYCFLLSETEEPMIRDIGFKPEWKIGDRYCNMYALSDVEDMPAVCGSKMVYDKYSTDKTRFPIGFAAPIGQLLTCDHIYNQVIIIEDTQKTIKLLESKRRRLQSLAAYSRENTYSMEATNAFLNEAVSEQRQPVKAHFNLIVWTEDREQLGELRNQVSAAIAQMDGTPRQEVHGAPQVFWACLPGNAADCPVNDTFDTFAEQAICFLNMETAYRSASPQDGIRFSDRLSGRPVFVDLYNGPRKAGITSNMGTLVCGTSGGGKSMTVNHILRTLFDQGAHCVTVDIGGSYKGLCELLKGYYFTYEESNPIKFNPFYLSEGATLDTEKKESLKSLLVALWKQDNENFNRSEYVALSNALQGYYLHLEKFPEIFPCFNSFYEYLETIYTQELKAFNVKDRDFDVNNFLYVLRPFYKGGEFDYLLNATEKLDAFNQPFVVFELDNVKDHPILFPVITLIIMELFISKMRKLKGVRKVLTIDEAWKAIAKSGMAEFLKYAFKTIRKFNGVPIVITQELDDLISSPIIKDAIINNADIKILMDMRKFVNKFDKLQDVLGMSEKGKNILLSVNKDNREIFIDIGGQIMKVYKNELCPEEYFSYTTEGRERVMVLDYAERMGSMEAGIEQLIKDRKSA; this is translated from the coding sequence ATGATTGTAGTTGTAGCGTGTGCGTTAGTGGCGCTTGCCGCCCTTATTTTGCATTTAAAAGAAGAGAAATCAAAAACGCTGGCACTTGAAAAAGTGCTGCCGGTATATAAAGTGGAAAGTGACCTTATACTTTCCAAACATGGTGATGTAACCTGTGCCTATAAACTTGACCTGCCGGAGATCTTCACCCTCTCCAATTCCGAGTATGATACCATTCACCAGATTTGGTTAAAAGCGATGAAGGTACTTCCGGCAGGCACTATTATTCATAAACAAGATTGGTTTTGCAAGCAGGCATACCAACCACCCCAGGATCAGCCTTCCCAAACTTTTCTGGCGCAAAAAAGCAATGCGTATTTCACGGGAAGGCCCTTCCTGGCTCATTCCTGCTACCTGATGCTAACCCGCAAAGCCGCCAACCGCAAGCCGGCCAGCTCCGTGTTTTCCAACCTACTGCGCCCTTTGCTGCATGCGCAACCTGCGAACCTCAAAGCACTGGGCGATTTTGTAGATAAGGCAGGCCAATTTCAAAAGTTACTTTCGGAAGGCGGCTTTATAAAAGTCGAACGCATGAAAGATGATGCACTCGCGGGTACAGAAGCTAGTCCTGGTTTACTGGAAAGGTATTGCTTTTTGCTTTCTGAAACCGAAGAACCCATGATCCGTGATATTGGTTTTAAACCTGAATGGAAAATCGGTGACCGCTATTGTAATATGTATGCGTTGAGCGACGTGGAAGACATGCCTGCCGTGTGCGGCAGCAAAATGGTGTATGATAAGTATTCAACCGACAAGACACGCTTTCCTATTGGATTTGCGGCACCCATCGGCCAGTTGCTTACCTGCGACCATATATACAACCAGGTAATCATTATCGAGGATACGCAAAAAACGATAAAATTGCTGGAGAGCAAAAGACGCCGCCTGCAATCATTAGCCGCTTACAGCCGGGAAAATACCTACAGCATGGAAGCCACCAATGCCTTTCTCAATGAAGCAGTCAGCGAACAACGCCAGCCAGTAAAAGCGCATTTTAATTTAATTGTTTGGACAGAGGACAGGGAACAGTTGGGCGAGCTGCGTAACCAGGTATCTGCTGCCATCGCACAGATGGATGGTACACCCAGGCAGGAAGTTCATGGAGCCCCACAGGTTTTTTGGGCTTGCCTGCCGGGCAACGCAGCAGACTGCCCCGTGAATGATACCTTCGATACGTTTGCCGAGCAGGCCATTTGCTTCCTGAATATGGAAACTGCTTACCGTTCTGCTTCCCCCCAAGACGGCATCCGTTTTTCAGACAGGCTTTCCGGTCGTCCCGTATTTGTAGACCTATACAACGGGCCGCGTAAAGCCGGGATCACCAGCAACATGGGAACGCTTGTATGTGGTACCAGCGGAGGCGGTAAAAGCATGACGGTAAACCACATTCTTCGTACCCTGTTCGACCAGGGCGCACATTGCGTAACCGTGGACATTGGCGGAAGCTATAAGGGTTTGTGTGAACTTTTGAAGGGCTATTATTTTACTTACGAAGAAAGCAACCCGATAAAGTTCAACCCCTTTTATCTTTCCGAGGGAGCTACCCTGGACACCGAGAAAAAAGAAAGCCTTAAAAGCCTGCTGGTAGCGCTTTGGAAACAGGACAATGAAAACTTTAACCGCAGTGAATATGTAGCGTTGTCCAATGCCTTGCAAGGCTATTACCTGCACCTTGAAAAGTTCCCTGAAATATTCCCCTGCTTTAACAGCTTTTATGAATACCTGGAAACCATTTACACCCAGGAGCTGAAAGCCTTCAATGTTAAGGACCGCGATTTTGACGTCAACAATTTCCTGTATGTTCTGCGGCCATTTTACAAGGGTGGGGAATTTGACTACCTATTGAATGCCACAGAAAAGCTCGATGCGTTCAACCAGCCCTTCGTTGTATTTGAGCTGGACAATGTGAAAGATCATCCTATACTTTTCCCGGTCATTACATTAATAATCATGGAATTGTTTATTAGTAAAATGCGTAAACTAAAAGGTGTACGCAAGGTGCTAACCATCGATGAAGCCTGGAAAGCCATCGCCAAATCAGGTATGGCAGAGTTCTTAAAATATGCGTTTAAAACCATCCGTAAGTTTAACGGTGTTCCAATTGTGATTACGCAAGAATTAGATGACTTGATAAGTTCACCCATTATCAAAGACGCCATCATCAACAACGCCGACATTAAAATCTTGATGGACATGCGCAAGTTTGTAAACAAATTTGACAAGCTGCAAGACGTACTGGGCATGAGTGAAAAAGGAAAAAACATTCTACTGTCCGTTAATAAAGATAACCGGGAAATATTTATCGACATTGGCGGGCAAATTATGAAAGTGTATAAAAATGAATTGTGTCCGGAAGAATATTTCTCCTATACGACCGAAGGCAGGGAACGTGTTATGGTACTGGATTATGCGGAACGGATGGGTAGCATGGAAGCGGGCATTGAACAATTGATAAAAGACAGGAAAAGCGCGTAA
- a CDS encoding conjugal transfer protein TraI, which translates to MRAWIKRYLSVLLTTSSKPTLHQFPPSYFLVFDRTAANKVPIVSNENVCEMKKCIWLSVIVCLFTIMPTKRSHAIVWVVVKAAAKKIIKAIDLQVQRLQNKTIGLQNAQRAVENTLSKLKLNEIGDWMDKQREQYAKYYDELQKVRNTIAYYRRVKAIIQRQIDLVDEYKRAYALFKRDKNFTPQEIEQMGFIYQGIFDESMKNIDELLLVVNALSTRMSDAKRLELISAAGERVDRNFSHLLEFNRNNALLSMQRAKDQTEVMGLKALYGIK; encoded by the coding sequence ATGCGTGCATGGATCAAGCGATACCTTTCTGTTTTGTTAACCACCTCCTCTAAGCCCACACTACATCAATTTCCCCCTTCTTATTTTTTAGTATTTGACCGCACTGCGGCCAACAAGGTACCTATTGTGTCAAATGAAAATGTGTGCGAAATGAAAAAGTGTATCTGGTTATCCGTGATTGTCTGCCTGTTTACTATCATGCCCACGAAACGCAGCCATGCTATTGTTTGGGTAGTAGTAAAAGCCGCAGCAAAGAAAATTATCAAGGCCATTGACTTACAGGTGCAACGCTTGCAAAACAAAACCATCGGCTTACAAAACGCGCAGCGTGCCGTTGAAAATACGCTGTCCAAACTCAAACTCAATGAAATCGGGGATTGGATGGACAAGCAACGCGAGCAATATGCAAAGTATTACGATGAACTGCAAAAAGTGCGCAATACGATTGCCTATTACCGGCGCGTGAAAGCAATCATCCAGCGACAGATCGACCTGGTAGATGAATACAAACGCGCTTATGCACTGTTTAAGCGTGACAAGAATTTCACCCCGCAAGAGATCGAGCAAATGGGCTTTATCTACCAGGGCATTTTTGATGAAAGCATGAAGAACATCGATGAACTGTTGCTCGTAGTAAATGCGCTGTCCACCAGAATGTCAGATGCCAAACGCCTGGAACTAATTTCCGCAGCAGGCGAACGTGTTGATCGCAATTTTAGCCACCTGCTGGAATTCAACCGCAATAACGCTTTATTAAGCATGCAACGGGCAAAAGATCAAACAGAAGTAATGGGATTAAAAGCCCTGTACGGAATAAAATAG
- a CDS encoding TerB family tellurite resistance protein, with the protein MKRICSVMLLLLVASFPYRANAQAAELAQLALNIEKLTQFKQILEQMYKGYKVLTEGYNKVKDVASGNYKLHQAFLDGLYLVSPEVRKYQRIPDIVNYQIDILNEYKAAFRHFKNSGAFTESNLAYLEAVYNNLFQRSLANLEELTMVITTNQLRMSDEERLSAIDRIYKEMKEKRTFLRQFNEEAKMLYLQKRKEKVEVDNLNGLYNFKN; encoded by the coding sequence ATGAAACGCATATGTAGTGTAATGCTTTTGTTGCTGGTGGCATCCTTTCCCTATCGTGCCAACGCACAAGCGGCAGAACTGGCGCAACTGGCGCTCAATATCGAAAAGCTCACGCAGTTTAAACAGATCCTGGAGCAGATGTATAAGGGATATAAAGTACTTACCGAAGGATACAACAAGGTCAAAGACGTTGCCTCTGGTAATTACAAACTGCACCAGGCATTTCTTGATGGCCTTTACCTGGTATCCCCGGAAGTGCGCAAGTACCAACGCATACCGGATATTGTAAATTATCAAATCGACATTCTGAACGAATACAAAGCTGCTTTTCGTCACTTCAAAAATTCCGGTGCTTTTACCGAAAGTAACCTCGCTTATCTGGAAGCAGTGTATAACAACCTGTTCCAGCGAAGTCTTGCCAACCTGGAAGAATTAACAATGGTCATCACTACCAACCAGCTACGCATGTCCGATGAAGAACGCCTAAGCGCCATAGACCGGATTTACAAAGAAATGAAGGAGAAAAGAACCTTCCTGCGGCAATTCAATGAAGAAGCGAAAATGCTTTATCTGCAAAAGCGCAAGGAGAAAGTGGAAGTTGATAACCTCAACGGCCTTTACAATTTTAAAAATTAA
- the traJ gene encoding conjugative transposon protein TraJ: protein MKYCVGASLLLLAVCCPFLSQAQGMAGDIKSFQSVLETLYKDMLPKVGSLINVGRAVAGFAAIWYIAYRVWGHIARAESIDFYPLFRPFALGLAITLFPQVLAVINGALNPIVTGTAQLVDNSDKAIAELFKKKEAEMRKSDQWKALVGESGTGDRSLWMEYAHPDVQQEGWVEKIGNSMEFVMAKMAYNFTNDIKRIISIILQIIYAAAALCINTLRTFNLIILAMLGPLVLGISVFDGFQHTLNMYLARYINIYLWLPVANILGAVLGTIQENILKMDLKNLAETGTTFFSTYDLGYIIFMLIGIIAYTTVPSIADQIVHVGGGGALQQKATQTFSGVAFGAPTAVATGKVSF from the coding sequence ATGAAATATTGTGTGGGCGCCAGCTTATTGCTGCTGGCAGTGTGCTGTCCATTTCTTTCCCAGGCACAGGGAATGGCGGGTGATATTAAAAGTTTCCAGTCCGTCCTGGAAACACTGTACAAAGATATGCTGCCCAAAGTCGGCAGCCTGATAAACGTAGGGCGCGCTGTCGCTGGGTTTGCGGCTATATGGTACATTGCTTACCGCGTATGGGGGCATATTGCCCGCGCCGAAAGCATTGACTTCTATCCGCTTTTTCGACCGTTCGCCCTCGGCCTTGCCATCACGCTGTTTCCCCAGGTACTAGCGGTTATCAACGGGGCTTTGAATCCCATTGTTACCGGCACTGCGCAACTGGTGGATAATTCCGATAAAGCTATTGCCGAATTATTTAAAAAGAAGGAGGCGGAAATGCGTAAAAGTGACCAGTGGAAGGCACTCGTCGGTGAAAGCGGAACCGGTGACCGTTCACTCTGGATGGAGTATGCACACCCTGATGTGCAACAAGAAGGGTGGGTAGAAAAGATCGGTAACTCGATGGAATTTGTAATGGCAAAAATGGCCTACAACTTCACCAATGATATAAAGCGCATCATCAGTATCATCCTGCAAATTATCTATGCCGCTGCCGCCCTTTGTATAAATACGCTACGAACGTTTAACCTGATAATTTTAGCCATGCTCGGCCCACTGGTGCTCGGCATCAGCGTATTTGATGGCTTCCAACACACGCTCAACATGTACCTGGCACGCTACATCAATATCTACCTCTGGCTACCGGTTGCCAATATCCTGGGTGCTGTACTGGGCACCATTCAGGAAAACATACTAAAAATGGATTTGAAAAATCTCGCGGAAACCGGTACCACTTTTTTTAGCACCTACGACCTGGGGTATATCATATTCATGCTGATCGGCATCATTGCCTACACGACTGTACCCAGTATTGCCGACCAGATCGTACATGTGGGAGGTGGTGGCGCCCTTCAACAGAAAGCCACCCAAACTTTTAGCGGTGTAGCTTTTGGCGCACCGACTGCGGTGGCAACTGGCAAGGTTTCTTTTTAA
- the traK gene encoding conjugative transposon protein TraK: protein MFHQLKNLDTAFKHVRLFSLVLILANIIISCYALFYAMNFATAAQQRVYIISDGKAIEAFASNKKDNIAVEARDHIKVFHHLFFSLSPDDKAITENLKKALYLADNSAKAQYDNLLEKGYYMQVVSANISQDVTPDSIAVNTTNYPYYFRYYGKQRIVRSTSIVTRSLITEGYIRDLQERSDNNPHGFLIERWSTLENRDLEITKR, encoded by the coding sequence ATGTTTCATCAATTAAAGAACCTGGATACCGCATTCAAGCATGTGCGCTTGTTCAGTCTTGTACTTATCCTGGCAAACATCATCATCAGTTGCTATGCACTGTTCTATGCCATGAATTTTGCCACCGCAGCCCAACAGCGCGTGTATATCATTTCAGATGGTAAAGCTATCGAAGCCTTTGCCAGTAATAAGAAGGACAACATCGCTGTAGAAGCCCGCGACCATATCAAAGTATTTCACCATCTTTTTTTCAGTTTATCGCCTGATGATAAGGCCATCACTGAAAACTTGAAAAAGGCGCTCTACCTCGCCGACAACAGTGCTAAAGCGCAGTATGACAATTTGCTGGAAAAGGGATATTACATGCAAGTGGTGAGTGCCAATATCAGCCAGGACGTAACACCGGATAGTATTGCCGTCAATACCACCAACTACCCATACTATTTCCGCTACTACGGCAAGCAACGCATAGTCCGTTCAACCTCCATCGTCACCCGTAGCCTTATAACCGAAGGGTATATACGGGATCTCCAGGAACGCAGCGACAACAACCCGCACGGCTTTCTGATCGAACGCTGGTCCACCCTTGAAAACCGCGATTTAGAAATCACCAAACGATAA
- the traM gene encoding conjugative transposon protein TraM, with protein sequence MEQWERKKRFLMVVPVLVLPFVAFLFWSLGGGKGKVAPVANAQGINASLPSAQLLKDGPADKMSLYQQADKDSLELREQMRNDPFRQDSEHDPAEISPFASQPGASPAPYESDDANERKVREKLTELEQQLRTEPPKPVATAATATESVYQQKDEDMARLEAMMQSLSGSTATAGSDPELAQLNGMLEKVLDIQHPERVRDKLKANSSKDKDKVFPIQNQEESQLDDLLAEDSTRKKMLSRISAASASITGFYGLEETTPDFSNNGITAVIHENQTLVSGANVKLRTTQDLFLQGKLIPTGTFVAGVATLNGERLQIHIEHIRYQDAVFPVDLTVFSLDGIEGIHIPGAISRDAAKQGADDALQTLQMSSLDPSITAQAASAGIETVKSFLSKKTKLVRVTVKADHPVLLMNSNNN encoded by the coding sequence ATGGAACAGTGGGAAAGAAAAAAGAGATTCTTGATGGTAGTGCCGGTACTGGTACTTCCTTTTGTTGCCTTCCTTTTTTGGTCGCTTGGTGGAGGCAAAGGAAAAGTCGCACCGGTAGCAAATGCGCAAGGTATCAATGCCAGCCTGCCGTCGGCGCAGCTTCTTAAAGATGGCCCGGCAGACAAAATGAGCTTATACCAGCAGGCAGATAAAGATTCCCTGGAACTGCGAGAACAGATGCGCAACGATCCTTTCCGTCAGGATAGTGAACATGACCCGGCGGAAATCAGTCCCTTTGCCAGTCAGCCCGGCGCTTCACCCGCTCCGTATGAAAGCGATGATGCCAATGAGCGAAAAGTGCGCGAGAAGCTCACAGAACTGGAACAGCAGCTACGTACGGAGCCTCCCAAACCTGTAGCCACAGCAGCAACGGCCACCGAATCCGTCTATCAACAAAAGGACGAAGATATGGCGCGACTGGAAGCTATGATGCAAAGCCTTAGCGGTTCTACCGCCACAGCCGGGAGTGATCCTGAATTGGCGCAGTTGAACGGTATGCTCGAAAAAGTGCTGGATATTCAACATCCCGAAAGAGTGCGTGATAAACTGAAAGCTAATTCCAGCAAAGACAAGGATAAGGTCTTTCCAATACAGAACCAGGAAGAAAGCCAGCTCGATGACTTACTGGCAGAAGATTCCACCCGTAAAAAAATGCTATCCCGTATCAGCGCCGCAAGCGCATCTATTACCGGGTTTTATGGCCTTGAAGAAACAACCCCCGACTTTTCCAATAACGGCATCACCGCTGTTATCCACGAAAACCAAACTCTTGTGAGCGGTGCCAACGTAAAACTGCGCACGACGCAAGACTTGTTCCTGCAAGGTAAGCTGATTCCCACGGGCACATTCGTGGCCGGAGTAGCTACCCTGAACGGCGAACGTCTGCAAATTCATATTGAGCATATCCGCTACCAGGATGCCGTGTTCCCGGTGGACTTGACGGTTTTCTCGCTCGATGGTATCGAAGGTATTCATATTCCGGGGGCCATTTCCCGTGACGCAGCCAAGCAAGGTGCCGACGATGCTTTGCAAACGCTTCAAATGTCCTCTTTAGATCCGTCGATCACCGCACAGGCGGCATCCGCAGGGATCGAAACGGTAAAATCCTTTTTGTCTAAAAAAACAAAACTCGTGCGGGTGACGGTGAAAGCCGACCATCCCGTATTACTCATGAATTCCAATAACAATTAA
- the traN gene encoding conjugative transposon protein TraN — translation MKVLFVLMILVSGFFNAQAQVPAYPQSIQVGKNTTTMLVFPTAIKDADRGSADIIIQPVKNARHVLKVKAVKDGFQQTNLTVFTEDDKIYTVSVSYNPSPFELAYNFTQAPLNLPPATERPLNDPEVQAQSELIAGLLPITRHPAKRSYAMEMRLDGIYAKGGVLFFQFSLTNHSNIPFSLAFLRTYHRDKTKAKRSSRMEKEVLPRYFAQRPVIDPHTSGHFVVAMDQFTIADNKLFVMECFEKNGDRHMALKIKGKHILRARSLR, via the coding sequence ATGAAAGTGCTGTTTGTATTAATGATCCTGGTTTCCGGTTTTTTTAACGCGCAGGCGCAAGTGCCGGCATATCCGCAATCTATCCAGGTGGGAAAAAATACTACTACTATGCTGGTATTTCCTACTGCCATTAAAGATGCTGATCGCGGCAGTGCCGATATTATCATCCAGCCGGTGAAAAACGCCCGGCACGTATTAAAGGTAAAAGCCGTCAAAGATGGTTTTCAACAGACAAATCTTACCGTATTCACCGAGGACGATAAAATTTATACCGTCAGCGTTTCCTATAACCCATCGCCCTTTGAACTGGCGTATAATTTTACCCAGGCGCCACTGAATTTGCCGCCAGCTACAGAACGGCCGCTCAACGACCCGGAAGTACAGGCACAGTCTGAACTGATCGCCGGTTTGCTACCTATAACCCGCCATCCGGCTAAAAGATCATATGCGATGGAAATGCGCCTCGATGGTATTTATGCAAAAGGCGGTGTATTGTTTTTCCAGTTTTCTTTAACGAACCATTCCAATATACCTTTTTCACTGGCCTTTCTTCGTACCTATCACCGCGATAAGACCAAAGCCAAACGTTCTTCGCGTATGGAAAAGGAAGTATTGCCACGCTACTTCGCCCAGCGACCGGTTATAGACCCGCACACCAGTGGCCACTTCGTAGTAGCGATGGATCAGTTTACGATTGCCGACAACAAATTGTTTGTCATGGAATGCTTCGAGAAGAACGGCGACCGCCACATGGCTCTGAAAATTAAAGGCAAGCATATACTTCGCGCCCGATCCCTGCGGTAA
- a CDS encoding J domain-containing protein, producing MAKSFLDGYQTYDTGDGYGDANQWKGAFKDRMSKEDATAFFQGQAQTPHEVLNIPSDASPAAIKKAFRQLMMQWHPDRNPDRAAEAEEMSKKIIAAYTLLTS from the coding sequence ATGGCAAAATCATTTTTAGACGGTTACCAAACCTACGACACCGGCGACGGCTACGGCGATGCAAACCAGTGGAAAGGGGCATTTAAAGACCGCATGAGCAAAGAAGATGCCACCGCCTTTTTTCAGGGCCAAGCGCAAACACCCCACGAAGTACTGAACATACCATCAGACGCCAGCCCCGCGGCCATAAAAAAAGCATTTCGGCAACTGATGATGCAGTGGCACCCCGACCGCAACCCGGACCGCGCAGCAGAGGCGGAAGAAATGAGCAAAAAGATCATTGCTGCTTACACCCTCTTAACCAGTTAA
- a CDS encoding DUF3560 domain-containing protein encodes MKHNYHERKQRRIDYAREQAAKSEQESTRRYNTADEISSFIPPGQPILVGHHSEKRHRRDLEKINNNMRKSIEATQKAAYYEDKAESIEKNTAISSDNPDALDLLKNKLERLTAMQEFMKLTNKYIKKGDKAAFLQLPGATEALWTELTSATSRWDIGYPRYRLSNNNAVIRTTKQRIAQLEKLAALTTQEFTFKGVRIVQNVEVNRLQLIFPGKPAEAVREALRHSGFIFCREEMAWQRQLNNAGFYAAKSFLREYNPE; translated from the coding sequence ATGAAACACAATTATCACGAAAGAAAACAACGGCGCATAGACTACGCCAGAGAGCAAGCCGCCAAAAGCGAACAGGAATCTACCCGCCGTTACAATACGGCTGATGAAATCAGTAGTTTCATTCCTCCCGGTCAGCCGATACTGGTAGGCCATCACTCCGAAAAGCGCCACCGCCGCGACCTGGAGAAGATCAACAACAACATGCGCAAAAGCATCGAAGCGACACAAAAAGCTGCCTACTATGAGGATAAAGCGGAATCCATCGAAAAAAATACCGCTATATCTTCCGACAACCCGGACGCGCTGGACCTGCTGAAAAATAAGTTAGAACGGCTTACCGCTATGCAGGAATTCATGAAGCTAACCAATAAGTATATTAAGAAAGGCGATAAAGCTGCATTCCTGCAACTCCCCGGTGCCACAGAGGCCCTTTGGACAGAGCTTACCAGTGCCACCAGCCGGTGGGATATAGGCTATCCGCGCTACCGGTTAAGTAATAACAATGCCGTGATACGCACTACCAAACAGCGTATTGCCCAATTGGAAAAACTGGCAGCCCTCACCACGCAGGAATTTACTTTTAAGGGCGTGCGCATCGTGCAGAATGTAGAAGTCAACCGCCTGCAATTGATCTTTCCCGGCAAACCCGCCGAAGCGGTGCGCGAGGCGCTTCGCCATAGTGGCTTTATATTTTGCCGGGAGGAAATGGCCTGGCAGCGCCAACTGAACAATGCCGGTTTTTATGCTGCCAAATCTTTTTTACGGGAATATAACCCCGAATAA